One region of Chloroflexota bacterium genomic DNA includes:
- a CDS encoding SDR family oxidoreductase produces the protein MATEALRLEGWALILGASSGFGATTARHLARCGMNVVGVHLDRRNTQHLADAVRDDIEAAGGQARFFNVNAADADARARVLDEVAPELTAHQPPVRVVLHSLAFGTLRPFVGEDGEPGISSRQLEMTLDVMANSLVYWTQDLAARDLLGDGSRILAMTSAGSDRIWPGYGAVGAAKAVLEAHVRRLAVELAPRQVTVNALRAGVTDTPALRKIPGHEELVANAQRANPGGRLTRTEDVAQAIAALALRETSWISGNVIGVDGGENLAG, from the coding sequence ATGGCCACCGAAGCCCTGCGGCTGGAGGGTTGGGCTCTCATCCTGGGAGCGTCCAGCGGATTCGGCGCCACCACGGCGCGACACCTGGCGCGCTGCGGCATGAACGTGGTGGGCGTGCATCTCGACCGCCGCAACACCCAGCACCTCGCCGATGCCGTGCGCGACGACATCGAGGCCGCCGGAGGCCAGGCCAGGTTCTTCAACGTGAACGCCGCCGACGCCGATGCGCGCGCGCGGGTGCTGGACGAGGTCGCGCCCGAGCTGACGGCGCATCAGCCGCCGGTGCGCGTGGTGCTGCACTCGCTGGCCTTCGGCACGCTGCGGCCCTTCGTCGGCGAGGACGGCGAGCCCGGGATATCGTCGCGGCAGCTGGAAATGACCCTGGACGTGATGGCGAACTCCCTGGTGTATTGGACCCAGGACCTGGCGGCGCGGGACTTGCTGGGCGACGGCTCCCGCATTCTGGCGATGACCAGCGCCGGCTCCGACCGCATCTGGCCGGGATACGGCGCCGTGGGCGCGGCCAAGGCCGTCCTTGAAGCGCACGTGCGCCGGCTGGCCGTGGAATTGGCCCCGCGGCAGGTGACGGTGAACGCGCTGCGCGCCGGCGTGACGGACACTCCCGCGCTGCGCAAGATCCCGGGGCACGAGGAGCTGGTGGCCAACGCCCAACGGGCCAATCCCGGTGGAAGGTTGACCCGAACCGAGGACGTCGCGCAGGCCATCGCGGCTCTGGCGCTGCGCGAAACGAGCTGGATTTCGGGCAACGTCATCGGTGTCGACGGCGGCGAAAACCTCGCCGGCTAG
- a CDS encoding ImmA/IrrE family metallo-endopeptidase: MAARLRFMPGGSGWAPIVDVADYAAQRQLVRPITLPLPAGLEAALVPRRARLPLLLLGAHVLPAWRNVSVAHELGHLTLHQGPAGVPHPRSASRRTEWEADRFAMELLLPDVLVTRYALSARGGIDDVAARLVVPPAVLRRRLRELGAARTPS; encoded by the coding sequence ATGGCCGCGCGGCTCCGCTTCATGCCCGGCGGGTCGGGCTGGGCCCCAATCGTGGACGTGGCAGACTACGCCGCCCAGCGTCAACTGGTGCGGCCGATCACGCTGCCGCTGCCCGCCGGACTCGAGGCCGCCCTGGTGCCGCGGCGCGCGCGTTTGCCGCTGTTGCTCTTGGGCGCGCACGTCCTTCCCGCCTGGAGAAACGTCAGCGTGGCGCACGAACTCGGCCACCTGACCCTGCACCAGGGACCGGCCGGCGTTCCTCATCCTCGGTCCGCCAGCCGGCGGACGGAGTGGGAAGCCGACCGATTCGCCATGGAACTGCTGTTGCCGGACGTCCTCGTCACGCGCTACGCGCTGAGTGCGCGCGGAGGCATCGACGACGTGGCGGCTCGGCTGGTCGTGCCTCCGGCCGTCCTGCGGCGGCGTCTCCGTGAACTCGGTGCGGCTAGGACGCCTTCTTGA
- a CDS encoding Smr/MutS family protein, with amino-acid sequence MLASDLSADRLELPEILAQASTYAGFEPGRAHVRALRPTTDHAEARARLTATAQARWLLGEAPGFSVGGAQDVRAAADAAARGSRLSPTDLQAVAAQLRAVRLTRRTVETHRADAPALWRIVAPLADHPELGSRIDATFDEQGRVADAASPELQSLRRQLRQATAAVHAIMQQQLRSPAARGVLQEALITERAGRQVVPVKQEHQGSFPGIVHDTSASGATVYMEPLAAVPANNRVRELEAAERHEIDRILRALSADVGALRHEIVAGVDGLGVLDGLLALARFADAHEAVEPSIAPDAGFQLKEARHPLLEGDVVPIDIEIPAGGSQAIVITGPNTGGKTVALKTVGLLHLMAACGLHVPAAGARLAVYDPVLADIGDEQSIEQSLSTFASHMRNLVAMVRAAGPRALVLTDELGAGTDPTEGAALGQAILERLLDAGAVAVVTTHHPELKLFAHRHPRARNASVDFDAATLRPTYRLLMDVPGRSNAFDIATGLGLDAEIVEAARAKLSAEFRDVEGLIGALQHERRELSEARATVADEFARLTAAQHDLDERLAGVDAERERVVGDARREARALLRKTRAALRQAEQAARQTPGASTDVARQRMRNLEAKLDAASPPAELPRAAPLLEIREGDRVRVEGYSREAVVVAVEDTEAVIGAGNVRARVPRAHVQEVLAPQPRPRPRARRRGSALPAEVHVRGERVVDALEQVDLALDAAVLHGASALRVVHGVGTGTLRRAIRSHVGDHPSVLDLSDADPTAGGAGVTVVALAGG; translated from the coding sequence ATGCTTGCGTCCGATCTGTCCGCCGACCGTCTTGAGCTGCCCGAGATCCTGGCGCAGGCCAGCACGTATGCCGGATTCGAGCCGGGTCGCGCCCATGTCCGCGCGCTCCGACCGACCACCGATCATGCCGAGGCGCGCGCCCGGCTGACGGCCACCGCCCAGGCGCGCTGGCTGCTGGGCGAGGCGCCTGGATTCAGCGTCGGCGGCGCGCAGGACGTTCGCGCGGCGGCCGATGCGGCCGCCCGAGGATCGCGCCTCAGCCCCACGGACTTGCAGGCCGTGGCCGCGCAGCTTCGCGCGGTGCGCCTGACCCGACGCACCGTGGAGACCCACCGCGCGGACGCGCCGGCGCTCTGGCGCATCGTCGCGCCGCTGGCGGACCACCCCGAGCTGGGCTCGCGCATCGACGCGACGTTCGACGAGCAAGGCCGGGTCGCCGACGCGGCCTCGCCTGAACTGCAATCGCTGCGCCGCCAGCTGCGTCAGGCCACGGCGGCAGTGCACGCGATCATGCAGCAGCAGCTCCGGTCGCCCGCCGCGCGCGGCGTGCTGCAGGAAGCCCTCATCACCGAGCGCGCGGGGCGCCAGGTGGTGCCGGTCAAGCAGGAGCACCAGGGCAGCTTCCCCGGCATCGTGCACGACACCTCCGCCAGTGGCGCCACGGTGTACATGGAGCCGCTGGCGGCCGTGCCGGCCAACAATCGCGTGCGGGAGCTCGAGGCGGCCGAGCGACACGAGATCGACCGGATTCTGCGGGCGCTGAGCGCCGACGTCGGCGCGCTGAGGCACGAAATCGTGGCGGGAGTCGACGGCCTGGGGGTGCTCGACGGCCTGCTGGCGCTGGCCCGGTTCGCGGATGCGCACGAGGCCGTGGAGCCAAGCATCGCGCCGGACGCGGGGTTCCAACTGAAGGAGGCGCGGCACCCCCTGCTGGAAGGCGACGTCGTACCCATCGACATCGAGATTCCAGCCGGCGGATCGCAGGCGATCGTGATCACCGGTCCGAACACCGGCGGCAAGACCGTGGCGCTGAAGACGGTGGGGCTGCTGCACCTGATGGCGGCCTGCGGCCTGCACGTGCCGGCCGCCGGCGCGCGGCTTGCGGTCTACGACCCCGTGCTGGCGGATATCGGCGACGAGCAGAGCATCGAGCAAAGTCTCAGCACCTTCGCCTCGCACATGCGCAACTTGGTGGCGATGGTGCGTGCGGCGGGACCGCGCGCGCTGGTGCTGACCGACGAGCTTGGCGCGGGCACGGATCCCACCGAGGGCGCGGCGCTGGGCCAAGCCATCCTCGAACGGCTGCTCGACGCCGGGGCCGTGGCGGTGGTGACCACGCATCATCCCGAGCTCAAGCTGTTCGCCCACCGGCACCCGCGCGCCCGAAACGCCAGCGTGGACTTCGATGCCGCCACCCTGCGTCCGACCTATCGCCTGCTGATGGACGTGCCCGGTCGCAGCAATGCCTTCGACATCGCCACCGGGTTGGGGCTCGATGCGGAGATCGTCGAGGCCGCGCGGGCCAAGCTCTCGGCGGAGTTTCGCGACGTTGAGGGGTTGATCGGCGCGCTGCAGCACGAACGACGGGAGCTGTCGGAGGCTCGGGCAACCGTGGCCGACGAGTTCGCACGGCTCACCGCGGCGCAGCACGACCTCGACGAGCGATTGGCGGGTGTCGACGCCGAGCGTGAGCGCGTGGTGGGCGATGCCCGGCGCGAGGCTCGCGCGCTGCTGCGGAAAACTCGCGCCGCGCTGCGGCAGGCCGAGCAGGCGGCGCGGCAGACGCCCGGCGCCTCGACCGATGTCGCCCGCCAGCGCATGCGGAATCTCGAAGCGAAGCTCGATGCGGCGAGTCCGCCGGCCGAGCTGCCGCGCGCGGCGCCCCTGCTCGAGATTCGGGAAGGGGACCGGGTGCGCGTGGAGGGCTACAGCCGCGAGGCGGTGGTGGTGGCGGTGGAAGACACCGAGGCAGTGATCGGCGCGGGCAACGTGCGCGCCCGAGTGCCGCGAGCGCACGTGCAGGAGGTGCTCGCGCCGCAGCCCCGACCCCGACCGCGGGCGCGCCGACGCGGTTCGGCGCTCCCAGCCGAGGTCCACGTACGCGGCGAGCGCGTGGTCGACGCCTTGGAACAGGTGGACCTGGCCCTAGACGCCGCCGTGCTGCACGGCGCGTCCGCCCTGCGGGTGGTCCATGGGGTCGGCACCGGGACGTTGCGCCGAGCAATCCGCAGCCACGTGGGCGACCATCCAAGCGTGCTGGACCTCTCCGACGCGGATCCCACCGCGGGCGGCGCCGGCGTCACCGTCGTCGCGCTGGCCGGCGGCTAA
- a CDS encoding FAD-binding protein encodes MTLADRARAVVGAANVVDDPDALWTYAYDATMGYRGEPAVVAFPNSEAEIRQLVRAAAAADVPCLARGGATSLAASAVPPPQSLVIDTNRMQDIERFDANGRLAVVQPGVVTHAFRDFVAAHGLCYPPDPSSEAGSTLGGNVATNAGGASAFKYGVTRDFVTRLRAVTAQGEVIEAARPADGPVVDALIGSEGTLGIVTQIEVRLIEPPAARAVRAAAFESPTDALAVVPALLESGLVPAKLEFLDARTIQAIERARPRGLPEDAGAVLLVELDGEPEAVRADERLLLEVLARQGAEVDVVGAAVAERWWAARRGLTASLSRIRPAKIGEDICVPRRALADTYARIRGEADRRGVPVAIFGHAADGTLHPNMLYDPKNPAEREAAAAMLGVIADVGLAAGGVLSGEHGLGRVKRGFTAQAMTPPTLDAMRALKRAFDPDQRLNPGAMWPAE; translated from the coding sequence GTGACCCTGGCCGACCGCGCCCGCGCCGTCGTTGGCGCCGCCAATGTCGTTGACGACCCCGATGCCCTGTGGACCTATGCCTACGACGCCACGATGGGCTATCGCGGAGAGCCGGCCGTGGTCGCGTTCCCCAACAGCGAGGCGGAGATCCGGCAGCTCGTTCGCGCGGCGGCTGCCGCCGACGTTCCTTGCCTGGCGCGCGGCGGCGCCACCAGCCTCGCCGCCTCCGCCGTGCCGCCGCCGCAATCCCTGGTCATTGACACCAATCGCATGCAGGACATCGAACGATTCGATGCGAATGGTCGCTTGGCAGTGGTTCAGCCCGGCGTGGTCACTCATGCCTTTCGCGATTTCGTGGCGGCGCACGGCCTCTGCTATCCACCCGACCCATCCTCCGAGGCCGGGTCCACGCTCGGCGGCAACGTGGCCACCAACGCCGGCGGCGCCAGCGCGTTCAAATACGGGGTCACGCGGGACTTCGTCACGCGCCTGCGCGCCGTCACGGCCCAAGGCGAGGTGATCGAGGCCGCCCGCCCGGCCGATGGCCCGGTGGTCGACGCGCTGATCGGCTCGGAAGGCACGCTCGGCATCGTGACCCAGATCGAGGTGCGCCTCATCGAGCCGCCGGCGGCACGGGCGGTGCGCGCGGCGGCCTTCGAGTCGCCCACGGACGCGCTGGCCGTCGTGCCGGCATTGCTGGAATCCGGCCTCGTGCCGGCCAAGCTCGAGTTTCTGGACGCACGGACGATTCAGGCCATCGAGCGGGCGCGACCCCGCGGTCTTCCCGAAGACGCGGGCGCCGTGCTGCTGGTTGAGCTGGACGGCGAGCCCGAGGCGGTGCGGGCGGACGAGCGACTGCTTCTCGAGGTCTTGGCCCGGCAGGGCGCGGAGGTGGACGTGGTCGGCGCCGCCGTCGCCGAGCGCTGGTGGGCGGCGCGGCGCGGACTCACGGCCTCGCTGAGCCGCATCCGGCCCGCCAAGATCGGCGAGGACATCTGCGTGCCCCGTCGCGCGTTGGCCGACACCTACGCGCGCATCCGCGGCGAAGCCGACCGCCGTGGCGTCCCCGTTGCCATCTTTGGCCACGCCGCCGACGGCACGCTTCATCCCAACATGCTGTACGACCCAAAAAACCCTGCCGAGCGCGAGGCCGCCGCCGCCATGCTTGGGGTCATTGCCGACGTGGGGCTGGCCGCCGGCGGCGTGCTGTCGGGCGAGCACGGGCTCGGCCGGGTCAAGCGTGGGTTCACGGCCCAGGCCATGACCCCGCCCACGCTTGATGCCATGCGCGCGCTCAAGCGGGCATTCGATCCCGATCAGCGTCTCAATCCCGGCGCCATGTGGCCGGCGGAATAG
- a CDS encoding biotin--[acetyl-CoA-carboxylase] ligase — protein MDSTQDVAREAVREGPGGPVLVVTRRQSSGRGRRGRRWLLAPGGLAFTLAIQAPPDAPAAWPTMAAALGAARAIEAHAGIALGIKWPNDLVHGGRKVGGVLAEAHGPWSLVGVGLNVNSSPGVANDTPTACLAEIRGGALDLSALLIELAAAIVGALVADATSRQALQQPWNELSVVLGERVFVSGPDGHVYGRVEALPADGSLHLALGDGSRRVITTGDVSLRLDRTG, from the coding sequence GTGGACTCCACGCAGGACGTAGCGCGGGAGGCCGTGCGTGAAGGGCCCGGTGGGCCGGTGCTGGTCGTCACCCGCCGCCAGTCCAGCGGCCGCGGTCGCCGCGGCCGACGCTGGCTGCTCGCGCCGGGCGGGCTGGCGTTCACGCTGGCCATTCAGGCTCCGCCCGACGCTCCGGCCGCCTGGCCCACCATGGCCGCGGCCCTTGGGGCAGCGCGTGCGATCGAGGCCCACGCGGGCATCGCGCTCGGCATCAAGTGGCCCAATGACCTGGTGCATGGCGGACGCAAAGTCGGCGGCGTGCTGGCCGAGGCCCATGGACCGTGGTCGCTCGTGGGCGTGGGACTCAACGTCAACAGCTCTCCGGGAGTGGCGAACGATACTCCAACGGCCTGCCTGGCGGAGATCCGCGGCGGCGCGCTGGACCTGTCGGCGCTGCTGATCGAGCTGGCGGCGGCAATCGTGGGCGCGTTGGTGGCCGACGCGACCTCGCGACAGGCGCTGCAGCAGCCCTGGAATGAGCTGTCGGTCGTCCTGGGCGAGCGGGTATTCGTGAGCGGGCCGGACGGCCACGTCTATGGCCGCGTCGAGGCGCTGCCGGCCGACGGCAGTCTGCATCTGGCGCTGGGCGACGGATCGCGCCGCGTGATCACGACCGGAGACGTGTCCCTGCGCCTGGATCGGACCGGATGA
- a CDS encoding LON peptidase substrate-binding domain-containing protein, whose product MQLDLFPLHTVLFPHMRLPLHIFEPRYRVMIRACIDEERPFGVALIRSGDEVGGPAEPHPVGTTARITQHETLPDGRMNIEAVGEQRFRIDALEQQEPHLTASVTLDAMPVTDPRNTASLAASVREDYRQALRLTLELQGAFGTHEELPRDPERFAYFTASALPATASTRQNLLESPSVEELLAREAKLMQRLLRDLRELLETRQNSRLN is encoded by the coding sequence ATGCAGTTGGACCTGTTTCCCCTCCACACGGTGCTGTTTCCGCACATGCGGCTGCCGCTGCATATCTTCGAGCCGCGGTACCGCGTGATGATTCGAGCCTGCATCGACGAGGAGCGCCCGTTCGGCGTGGCGCTGATCCGCTCCGGAGATGAGGTTGGCGGGCCGGCGGAGCCGCATCCGGTGGGGACCACCGCGCGCATCACGCAGCACGAGACGCTGCCCGATGGCCGCATGAACATCGAGGCGGTGGGCGAGCAGCGCTTTCGCATCGATGCGCTGGAGCAGCAGGAGCCGCACCTGACGGCGTCGGTGACATTGGACGCGATGCCAGTGACGGATCCGCGCAATACGGCATCGCTGGCGGCTAGCGTGCGCGAGGACTACCGCCAGGCGCTGCGGCTCACGCTGGAGCTGCAGGGCGCGTTCGGCACCCACGAGGAACTGCCGCGCGATCCGGAGCGCTTCGCCTATTTCACCGCGTCCGCCCTGCCGGCCACCGCCAGCACCCGCCAGAACCTACTCGAATCGCCGAGCGTGGAGGAGCTGCTGGCCCGCGAGGCCAAGCTGATGCAGCGGTTGCTGCGCGACCTCAGGGAGCTATTGGAGACGCGGCAGAACTCGCGCCTGAATTAG
- the nadD gene encoding nicotinate (nicotinamide) nucleotide adenylyltransferase translates to MRIGLFGGTFDPVHCGHLAVARQVKDAWALDRVWLIPAARSPFRGAPHASADHRLAMCRLAVRDCSWLEARDLELSRPAPSYTIDTLRTLTKAHPDAVFTLIVGTDALEAMAAWRDTDAIFAISEVVAVARTGYAAELPDDLLHDHPAAATRVRILHDAASDIAASDVRRRIAAEESLEGLVPGAVADYIQRHGLYANGDAAEGRI, encoded by the coding sequence ATGCGCATCGGACTCTTCGGCGGCACCTTCGACCCCGTGCACTGCGGGCACCTGGCCGTGGCGCGGCAGGTCAAGGACGCCTGGGCGCTCGACCGCGTCTGGCTCATCCCCGCCGCCCGTTCCCCGTTTCGCGGCGCGCCGCACGCGTCCGCCGACCATCGCCTCGCCATGTGCCGCCTGGCGGTGCGGGATTGCTCATGGCTGGAGGCTCGGGACCTGGAGCTGTCGCGACCCGCTCCTTCCTACACCATTGACACCCTGCGAACGCTCACCAAGGCCCATCCGGACGCAGTGTTCACGCTCATCGTCGGGACGGACGCCTTGGAGGCCATGGCGGCATGGCGCGACACGGATGCCATCTTCGCCATCAGCGAAGTGGTCGCGGTGGCTCGGACCGGCTACGCCGCGGAGCTGCCCGACGACCTGCTCCACGACCATCCCGCGGCCGCGACGCGGGTTCGCATCCTCCACGACGCGGCCAGCGACATCGCGGCGTCGGACGTGCGGCGGCGCATCGCGGCTGAGGAGTCGCTCGAAGGCCTCGTGCCCGGCGCGGTGGCCGACTACATTCAACGACACGGGCTCTACGCGAATGGGGACGCCGCCGAGGGTCGGATATAA
- a CDS encoding DUF4389 domain-containing protein encodes MVNPSPYPVNITAEYPERSSRLLAFCGLTFLIKGLLLLPHLIVLYFLSIVAVLAQLVGYVAIIITGWYPRGLFDFQVGVLRWNLRTSAWFLSIVDEYPPFRLQD; translated from the coding sequence ATGGTCAATCCATCCCCCTATCCGGTGAACATCACCGCCGAGTACCCGGAGCGCAGCTCGCGATTGCTCGCCTTCTGCGGACTGACCTTCCTGATCAAGGGGCTATTGCTCCTCCCGCACCTCATCGTGCTTTACTTCCTGTCGATCGTGGCGGTGTTGGCCCAACTGGTGGGTTACGTCGCCATCATCATCACCGGCTGGTATCCGCGGGGGCTCTTCGACTTCCAGGTCGGCGTGCTGCGCTGGAATCTGCGCACGAGCGCCTGGTTCCTCTCGATCGTCGACGAGTACCCGCCGTTCCGGCTGCAGGATTAG
- the amt gene encoding ammonium transporter translates to MTLLWSRGQPRWVATFRILAALAMALAAFLIVRGVVLAAGDPAGDATLAADHDAGVNFVWTLTSGALVFFMQAGFALLGAGLIRAKNTVNYLTKNILDFAAAGLSFWAFGYAFMFGGSGLPGMAEGNAFIGFSGFFLVRDAYDVQTTSFWFFQMVFAATTATIVAGAVAERTKVTAYLAYGFLVTALVYPIYGHWMWGGGWLGGEQLESWVGAAAVDFAGSGVVHTIGGVLALAGAATVGARLGKYGPNGEVRSIPGHNMVYVVIGMFVLFFGWFGFNGGSTVAGNDLRIAVIITNTFLAGATGAVTAAYLGLVRTGRISAASTSNGALAGLVGITAPCAFVAPWAAVIIGAVAAVLMLVSVHVVEHRLKIDDPVGASSVHGTAGVWGLLAVGVFADGTYGGVSGFIAGNGSQFVAQLIAAVVAVAWALTTGLLLFNVLKRTVGLRASREEELSGLDLPEHGESTYTHDDAEPEAEPAPEPAT, encoded by the coding sequence ATGACATTGCTCTGGTCGCGCGGCCAGCCCCGCTGGGTCGCGACCTTCCGTATCCTCGCCGCCCTTGCCATGGCGCTGGCGGCGTTTCTCATTGTTCGCGGCGTCGTCCTGGCCGCCGGCGATCCCGCCGGGGACGCCACCCTTGCGGCCGACCACGACGCAGGCGTCAACTTCGTCTGGACGCTGACCTCCGGCGCGTTGGTGTTCTTCATGCAGGCCGGGTTTGCGCTGCTCGGCGCCGGCCTCATCCGCGCGAAGAACACCGTCAACTACCTGACGAAGAACATCCTGGACTTCGCCGCGGCCGGACTCTCGTTCTGGGCCTTCGGCTACGCCTTCATGTTCGGCGGCTCGGGTCTGCCGGGAATGGCCGAAGGCAACGCCTTCATCGGCTTTTCCGGGTTCTTTCTGGTACGTGACGCCTATGACGTGCAGACGACCAGCTTCTGGTTCTTCCAGATGGTCTTCGCCGCCACCACGGCCACGATCGTGGCCGGTGCGGTGGCCGAGCGCACCAAGGTGACGGCCTACCTGGCCTACGGCTTCCTCGTCACGGCCCTGGTCTACCCCATCTACGGTCACTGGATGTGGGGCGGCGGCTGGCTCGGCGGCGAGCAGCTCGAATCGTGGGTCGGCGCCGCCGCGGTGGACTTCGCCGGATCGGGCGTGGTGCACACCATCGGCGGGGTTCTGGCCCTGGCCGGCGCGGCCACCGTGGGCGCGCGGCTGGGCAAATACGGGCCCAACGGCGAAGTGCGCAGCATTCCGGGCCACAACATGGTCTATGTGGTGATTGGGATGTTCGTGCTGTTCTTCGGCTGGTTCGGCTTCAACGGCGGGAGCACGGTGGCGGGGAATGACCTGCGCATCGCGGTCATCATCACCAACACCTTCCTGGCCGGAGCCACCGGCGCGGTTACGGCTGCCTACCTCGGTCTAGTGCGCACGGGTCGCATCAGCGCGGCCAGCACCAGCAACGGCGCCCTGGCCGGGCTGGTGGGCATCACGGCGCCCTGCGCCTTCGTGGCGCCCTGGGCCGCGGTGATCATCGGCGCCGTCGCGGCGGTGCTGATGCTGGTGAGCGTCCACGTCGTCGAGCACCGGCTGAAGATCGACGACCCGGTGGGCGCATCCTCGGTGCACGGCACCGCGGGCGTCTGGGGCCTGCTGGCCGTGGGCGTCTTCGCCGATGGGACCTACGGCGGCGTGAGCGGGTTCATCGCCGGCAACGGCTCGCAGTTCGTGGCCCAACTCATTGCGGCCGTCGTGGCCGTCGCCTGGGCGCTGACGACCGGTCTGCTGCTGTTCAACGTTCTCAAGCGGACGGTTGGCCTGCGCGCCTCACGCGAGGAGGAGCTGAGCGGCCTGGACCTGCCGGAGCACGGCGAGTCGACGTATACGCACGACGACGCCGAGCCCGAGGCGGAACCGGCGCCAGAGCCAGCGACCTAG
- the rsfS gene encoding ribosome silencing factor, producing the protein MVEVLAERGATDVALLDLRGLTIIADYFVVCTAGSTVQMRAIRDALDREPVPPSASHPQFEGEVTDGWLLADFGGVVVHVFAPEARAYYRLDELWSDAPVVARLQ; encoded by the coding sequence GTGGTCGAGGTGTTGGCGGAAAGGGGCGCCACGGATGTTGCCCTCTTGGACCTGCGCGGGCTCACGATCATTGCCGACTACTTCGTCGTGTGCACCGCCGGCAGCACCGTCCAGATGCGCGCCATCCGCGATGCCCTCGACCGCGAACCCGTTCCCCCGTCCGCATCGCATCCGCAATTCGAGGGTGAAGTGACGGACGGGTGGCTGCTCGCCGACTTTGGGGGCGTGGTGGTTCACGTCTTCGCCCCCGAGGCGCGGGCGTACTATCGGCTGGACGAGCTCTGGAGCGACGCCCCCGTCGTGGCTCGCTTGCAGTAG